In one window of Arachis ipaensis cultivar K30076 chromosome B06, Araip1.1, whole genome shotgun sequence DNA:
- the LOC107646147 gene encoding la-related protein 6B isoform X1 encodes MAQESLTEAPDMCPSSSHADPSLSRNLSSSRLNAQAPEFVPTRPTTRLVVPPPPPPPPPSGMVHVYPPPPTSPFHVQIQGHVPAVQNHHHHHLAHQHHHHVQAHYRSHHHPHQYHVGTDSGVPQVQQSHGESDHTPSSKSKLSEEASQKILNQVEYYFSDLNLATTDHLMRFINKDSEGFVPISVVASFKKIKALITSHSQLATALRNSTKLVVSEDGKKVKRQHPLTESDIEELQSRIVVAENLPEDHCHQNLMKVFSAVGSVKTIRTCPPQTSNSGASSASRLGKVDGVHLANKSFLFQLHAFVEYESVELAERAVAELNDERNWRSGLRVRQMVRCMPKPSQGRGKKGFDTEANCEEDYTSLPEQQANEKPVEDAPVADTHTHGHVEEHAYEKESGQRKGRSRGRGKGRGRVHSRVNNQLGTQTSNSNNSILTEQVVAKQPPGPRMPDGTRGFSMGRGKPIAVNIP; translated from the exons ATGGCTCAAGAATCACTGACAGAAGCCCCAGACATGTGCCCTTCTTCCTCGCACGCAGATCCATCTCTCTCCAGAAACCTTTCCTCTAGCCGGCTCAACGCACAGGCTCCTGAATTCGTGCCCACGCGACCTACTACTCGGCTAGTGGTGCCGCCGCCGCCTCCTCCTCCGCCGCCTTCTGGTATGGTGCATGTTTATCCACCACCCCCGACTTCACCCTTCCACGTACAGATTCAAGGTCACGTTCCAGCCGTCCAGAAtcaccaccatcatcatcttgctcatcagcatcatcatcatGTTCAGGCTCACTACCGTTCTCACCATCACCCGCATCAGTATCATGTTGGCACCGATTCCGGTGTGCCGCAAGTTCAGCAGTCTCACGGCGAGTCAGATCACACTCCTTCTTCCAAAAGCAAGCTATCTGAGGAAGCTAGTCAGAAGATTTTGAATCAG GTGGAGTATTATTTCAGTGATTTAAACTTAGCTACTACTGATCATTTAATGAGGTTCATCAACAAAGATTCTGAAGGTTTTG TTCCTATATCTGTTGTTGCATCTTTCAAGAAGATCAAGGCCCTCATAACCAGTCACTCTCAACTTGCGACTGCTTTGAGGAACTCGACAAAACTT GTAGTAAGTGAAGATGGAAAGAAAGTCAAACGCCAGCATCCCTTAACTGAGTCTGATATAGAAGAGCTACAA TCTCGTATTGTTGTAGCTGAAAACCTACCTGAGGATCATTGCCATCAGAATCTTATGAAGGTGTTTTCTGCTGTTGGGAG CGTGAAGACCATCCGGACATGTCCTCCTCAAACTTCCAATAGTGGTGCTTCTTCAGCTTCAAGATTGGGAAAAGTTGATGGCGTACATTTAGCTAACAAG AGCTTTCTGTTCCAGTTGCATGCATTTGTTGAATATGAATCTGTTGAGCTGGCTGAGAGAGCA GTTGCGGAGCTGAATGATGAGCGAAACTGGCGGAGTGGCCTCCGTGTTCGTCAAATGGTTAGATGCATG CCAAAACCTTCTCAAGGACGGGGAAAGAAGGGATTTGATACTGAAGCTAACTGCGAGGAGGATTATACTTCTCTTCCCGAGCAGCAGGCAAATGAAAAACCAGTAGAAGATGCTCCCGTTGCTGATACTCATACTCATGGACATGTG GAAGAACATGCCTATGAAAAAGAGAGTGGGCAGAGGAAAGGGCGTAGCCGGGGCAGGGGGAAGGGTCGTGGCCGAGTTCATAGTCGTGTGAATAATCAATTGGGAACACAAACTTCCAATTCCAATAATTCAATTCTTACTGAACAAGTCGTCGCCAAGCAACCTCCAGGGCCCCGGATGCCAGATGGTACAAGAGGATTTTCCATGGGTCGGGGGAAGCCCATAGCTGTTAATATACCTTGA
- the LOC107646147 gene encoding la-related protein 6B isoform X3 has protein sequence MAQESLTEAPDMCPSSSHADPSLSRNLSSSRLNAQAPEFVPTRPTTRLVVPPPPPPPPPSGMVHVYPPPPTSPFHVQIQGHVPAVQNHHHHHLAHQHHHHVQAHYRSHHHPHQYHVGTDSGVPQVQQSHGESDHTPSSKSKLSEEASQKILNQVEYYFSDLNLATTDHLMRFINKDSEGFVPISVVASFKKIKALITSHSQLATALRNSTKLVSRIVVAENLPEDHCHQNLMKVFSAVGSVKTIRTCPPQTSNSGASSASRLGKVDGVHLANKSFLFQLHAFVEYESVELAERAVAELNDERNWRSGLRVRQMVRCMPKPSQGRGKKGFDTEANCEEDYTSLPEQQANEKPVEDAPVADTHTHGHVEEHAYEKESGQRKGRSRGRGKGRGRVHSRVNNQLGTQTSNSNNSILTEQVVAKQPPGPRMPDGTRGFSMGRGKPIAVNIP, from the exons ATGGCTCAAGAATCACTGACAGAAGCCCCAGACATGTGCCCTTCTTCCTCGCACGCAGATCCATCTCTCTCCAGAAACCTTTCCTCTAGCCGGCTCAACGCACAGGCTCCTGAATTCGTGCCCACGCGACCTACTACTCGGCTAGTGGTGCCGCCGCCGCCTCCTCCTCCGCCGCCTTCTGGTATGGTGCATGTTTATCCACCACCCCCGACTTCACCCTTCCACGTACAGATTCAAGGTCACGTTCCAGCCGTCCAGAAtcaccaccatcatcatcttgctcatcagcatcatcatcatGTTCAGGCTCACTACCGTTCTCACCATCACCCGCATCAGTATCATGTTGGCACCGATTCCGGTGTGCCGCAAGTTCAGCAGTCTCACGGCGAGTCAGATCACACTCCTTCTTCCAAAAGCAAGCTATCTGAGGAAGCTAGTCAGAAGATTTTGAATCAG GTGGAGTATTATTTCAGTGATTTAAACTTAGCTACTACTGATCATTTAATGAGGTTCATCAACAAAGATTCTGAAGGTTTTG TTCCTATATCTGTTGTTGCATCTTTCAAGAAGATCAAGGCCCTCATAACCAGTCACTCTCAACTTGCGACTGCTTTGAGGAACTCGACAAAACTTGTA TCTCGTATTGTTGTAGCTGAAAACCTACCTGAGGATCATTGCCATCAGAATCTTATGAAGGTGTTTTCTGCTGTTGGGAG CGTGAAGACCATCCGGACATGTCCTCCTCAAACTTCCAATAGTGGTGCTTCTTCAGCTTCAAGATTGGGAAAAGTTGATGGCGTACATTTAGCTAACAAG AGCTTTCTGTTCCAGTTGCATGCATTTGTTGAATATGAATCTGTTGAGCTGGCTGAGAGAGCA GTTGCGGAGCTGAATGATGAGCGAAACTGGCGGAGTGGCCTCCGTGTTCGTCAAATGGTTAGATGCATG CCAAAACCTTCTCAAGGACGGGGAAAGAAGGGATTTGATACTGAAGCTAACTGCGAGGAGGATTATACTTCTCTTCCCGAGCAGCAGGCAAATGAAAAACCAGTAGAAGATGCTCCCGTTGCTGATACTCATACTCATGGACATGTG GAAGAACATGCCTATGAAAAAGAGAGTGGGCAGAGGAAAGGGCGTAGCCGGGGCAGGGGGAAGGGTCGTGGCCGAGTTCATAGTCGTGTGAATAATCAATTGGGAACACAAACTTCCAATTCCAATAATTCAATTCTTACTGAACAAGTCGTCGCCAAGCAACCTCCAGGGCCCCGGATGCCAGATGGTACAAGAGGATTTTCCATGGGTCGGGGGAAGCCCATAGCTGTTAATATACCTTGA
- the LOC107646146 gene encoding uncharacterized protein LOC107646146, protein MLLLFLTLFDFARCHITAQNMEMEAITASLERSLQNCSLNNHSHESRREEGSVTDAEADAEAGIGISSSSDDVLNNRISNSDTTLELNSHISLPYHWEQCLDLKTGEIYYINWQNGMKAKEDPRRVAEYSSSMSRDYKSEEESWYDSEESSSESCPSSSKDQCYQELGQVEKQNNSSSSSSSSSSSYSNNKGNVLVVAGCKSCLMYFMVPKQVEDCPKCGGQLLHFDRSESGSPLSISLVSFSLPESPLRDNSMKIDVGEAGAANNDAIFQRASTV, encoded by the exons ATGCTTCTCTTATTTTT GACTCTATTTGATTTTGCTCGCTGTCACATCACAG CTCAGAACATGGAGATGGAGGCGATCACAGCTTCATTAGAGAGGTCTCTTCAAAATTGTTCCTTAAACAACCATAGCCATGAGAGCAGAAGGGAAGAAGGGTCAGTCACAGATGCAGAGGCAGATGCCGAAGCTGGCATAGGAATCTCATCCAGCTCAGACGATGTCCTGAACAACCGCATCTCCAACTCTGACACTACTCTAGAACTCAACTCCCATATATCACTCCCTTACCACTGGGAACAATGCCTAGATTTGAAG ACGGGGGAAATTTATTACATAAACTGGCAGAATGGAATGAAAGCAAAGGAGGATCCAAGGAGGGTAGCAGAATACAGTAGCAGTATGAGTAGGGATTACAAGTCAGAAGAAGAGAGTTGGTACGATAGCGAAGAGTCTTCATCGGAGTCATGCCCCTCTTCATCCAAAGACCAGTGTTACCAAGAGCTGGGACAAGTAGAAAAGCAGAATAATAGTAGCAGCAGCAGTagcagtagtagtagtagttATAGTAATAATAAGGGTAATGTCTTGGTTGTGGCTGGGTGCAAGAGCTGTCTCATGTATTTCATGGTGCCCAAACAGGTTGAAGACTGCCCAAAATGTGGTGGTCAACTCCTCCACTTTGATCGATCCGAAAGTGGCTCTCCNCTTTCAATTTCTCTTGTTTCATTTAGCTTGCCTGAGT CTCCACTACGGGACAACAGCATGAAGATAGATGTTGGCGAGGCTGGTGCAGCCAACAACGATGCAATATTCCAAAGGGCTTCGACGGTGTGA
- the LOC107646147 gene encoding la-related protein 6B isoform X2, whose product MAQESLTEAPDMCPSSSHADPSLSRNLSSSRLNAQAPEFVPTRPTTRLVVPPPPPPPPPSGMVHVYPPPPTSPFHVQIQGHVPAVQNHHHHHLAHQHHHHVQAHYRSHHHPHQYHVGTDSGVPQVQQSHGESDHTPSSKSKLSEEASQKILNQVEYYFSDLNLATTDHLMRFINKDSEGFVPISVVASFKKIKALITSHSQLATALRNSTKLVVSEDGKKVKRQHPLTESDIEELQSRIVVAENLPEDHCHQNLMKVFSAVGSVKTIRTCPPQTSNSGASSASRLGKVDGVHLANKLHAFVEYESVELAERAVAELNDERNWRSGLRVRQMVRCMPKPSQGRGKKGFDTEANCEEDYTSLPEQQANEKPVEDAPVADTHTHGHVEEHAYEKESGQRKGRSRGRGKGRGRVHSRVNNQLGTQTSNSNNSILTEQVVAKQPPGPRMPDGTRGFSMGRGKPIAVNIP is encoded by the exons ATGGCTCAAGAATCACTGACAGAAGCCCCAGACATGTGCCCTTCTTCCTCGCACGCAGATCCATCTCTCTCCAGAAACCTTTCCTCTAGCCGGCTCAACGCACAGGCTCCTGAATTCGTGCCCACGCGACCTACTACTCGGCTAGTGGTGCCGCCGCCGCCTCCTCCTCCGCCGCCTTCTGGTATGGTGCATGTTTATCCACCACCCCCGACTTCACCCTTCCACGTACAGATTCAAGGTCACGTTCCAGCCGTCCAGAAtcaccaccatcatcatcttgctcatcagcatcatcatcatGTTCAGGCTCACTACCGTTCTCACCATCACCCGCATCAGTATCATGTTGGCACCGATTCCGGTGTGCCGCAAGTTCAGCAGTCTCACGGCGAGTCAGATCACACTCCTTCTTCCAAAAGCAAGCTATCTGAGGAAGCTAGTCAGAAGATTTTGAATCAG GTGGAGTATTATTTCAGTGATTTAAACTTAGCTACTACTGATCATTTAATGAGGTTCATCAACAAAGATTCTGAAGGTTTTG TTCCTATATCTGTTGTTGCATCTTTCAAGAAGATCAAGGCCCTCATAACCAGTCACTCTCAACTTGCGACTGCTTTGAGGAACTCGACAAAACTT GTAGTAAGTGAAGATGGAAAGAAAGTCAAACGCCAGCATCCCTTAACTGAGTCTGATATAGAAGAGCTACAA TCTCGTATTGTTGTAGCTGAAAACCTACCTGAGGATCATTGCCATCAGAATCTTATGAAGGTGTTTTCTGCTGTTGGGAG CGTGAAGACCATCCGGACATGTCCTCCTCAAACTTCCAATAGTGGTGCTTCTTCAGCTTCAAGATTGGGAAAAGTTGATGGCGTACATTTAGCTAACAAG TTGCATGCATTTGTTGAATATGAATCTGTTGAGCTGGCTGAGAGAGCA GTTGCGGAGCTGAATGATGAGCGAAACTGGCGGAGTGGCCTCCGTGTTCGTCAAATGGTTAGATGCATG CCAAAACCTTCTCAAGGACGGGGAAAGAAGGGATTTGATACTGAAGCTAACTGCGAGGAGGATTATACTTCTCTTCCCGAGCAGCAGGCAAATGAAAAACCAGTAGAAGATGCTCCCGTTGCTGATACTCATACTCATGGACATGTG GAAGAACATGCCTATGAAAAAGAGAGTGGGCAGAGGAAAGGGCGTAGCCGGGGCAGGGGGAAGGGTCGTGGCCGAGTTCATAGTCGTGTGAATAATCAATTGGGAACACAAACTTCCAATTCCAATAATTCAATTCTTACTGAACAAGTCGTCGCCAAGCAACCTCCAGGGCCCCGGATGCCAGATGGTACAAGAGGATTTTCCATGGGTCGGGGGAAGCCCATAGCTGTTAATATACCTTGA
- the LOC107646147 gene encoding la-related protein 6B isoform X4: MAQESLTEAPDMCPSSSHADPSLSRNLSSSRLNAQAPEFVPTRPTTRLVVPPPPPPPPPSGMVHVYPPPPTSPFHVQIQGHVPAVQNHHHHHLAHQHHHHVQAHYRSHHHPHQYHVGTDSGVPQVQQSHGESDHTPSSKSKLSEEASQKILNQVEYYFSDLNLATTDHLMRFINKDSEGFVPISVVASFKKIKALITSHSQLATALRNSTKLSRIVVAENLPEDHCHQNLMKVFSAVGSVKTIRTCPPQTSNSGASSASRLGKVDGVHLANKSFLFQLHAFVEYESVELAERAVAELNDERNWRSGLRVRQMVRCMPKPSQGRGKKGFDTEANCEEDYTSLPEQQANEKPVEDAPVADTHTHGHVEEHAYEKESGQRKGRSRGRGKGRGRVHSRVNNQLGTQTSNSNNSILTEQVVAKQPPGPRMPDGTRGFSMGRGKPIAVNIP, from the exons ATGGCTCAAGAATCACTGACAGAAGCCCCAGACATGTGCCCTTCTTCCTCGCACGCAGATCCATCTCTCTCCAGAAACCTTTCCTCTAGCCGGCTCAACGCACAGGCTCCTGAATTCGTGCCCACGCGACCTACTACTCGGCTAGTGGTGCCGCCGCCGCCTCCTCCTCCGCCGCCTTCTGGTATGGTGCATGTTTATCCACCACCCCCGACTTCACCCTTCCACGTACAGATTCAAGGTCACGTTCCAGCCGTCCAGAAtcaccaccatcatcatcttgctcatcagcatcatcatcatGTTCAGGCTCACTACCGTTCTCACCATCACCCGCATCAGTATCATGTTGGCACCGATTCCGGTGTGCCGCAAGTTCAGCAGTCTCACGGCGAGTCAGATCACACTCCTTCTTCCAAAAGCAAGCTATCTGAGGAAGCTAGTCAGAAGATTTTGAATCAG GTGGAGTATTATTTCAGTGATTTAAACTTAGCTACTACTGATCATTTAATGAGGTTCATCAACAAAGATTCTGAAGGTTTTG TTCCTATATCTGTTGTTGCATCTTTCAAGAAGATCAAGGCCCTCATAACCAGTCACTCTCAACTTGCGACTGCTTTGAGGAACTCGACAAAACTT TCTCGTATTGTTGTAGCTGAAAACCTACCTGAGGATCATTGCCATCAGAATCTTATGAAGGTGTTTTCTGCTGTTGGGAG CGTGAAGACCATCCGGACATGTCCTCCTCAAACTTCCAATAGTGGTGCTTCTTCAGCTTCAAGATTGGGAAAAGTTGATGGCGTACATTTAGCTAACAAG AGCTTTCTGTTCCAGTTGCATGCATTTGTTGAATATGAATCTGTTGAGCTGGCTGAGAGAGCA GTTGCGGAGCTGAATGATGAGCGAAACTGGCGGAGTGGCCTCCGTGTTCGTCAAATGGTTAGATGCATG CCAAAACCTTCTCAAGGACGGGGAAAGAAGGGATTTGATACTGAAGCTAACTGCGAGGAGGATTATACTTCTCTTCCCGAGCAGCAGGCAAATGAAAAACCAGTAGAAGATGCTCCCGTTGCTGATACTCATACTCATGGACATGTG GAAGAACATGCCTATGAAAAAGAGAGTGGGCAGAGGAAAGGGCGTAGCCGGGGCAGGGGGAAGGGTCGTGGCCGAGTTCATAGTCGTGTGAATAATCAATTGGGAACACAAACTTCCAATTCCAATAATTCAATTCTTACTGAACAAGTCGTCGCCAAGCAACCTCCAGGGCCCCGGATGCCAGATGGTACAAGAGGATTTTCCATGGGTCGGGGGAAGCCCATAGCTGTTAATATACCTTGA